Proteins encoded together in one Streptomyces sp. NA04227 window:
- the ahcY gene encoding adenosylhomocysteinase produces the protein MTTVDNRQDFKVADLALADFGRKEISLAEHEMPGLMAIREEYAATQPLKGARVTGSLHMTVQTAVLIETLVALGAQVRWASCNIFSTQDHAAAAVAVGPNGTADNPQGVPVFAWKGETLEEYWWCTEQALTWPGTATGGPNMILDDGGDATLLVHKGVEYEKDGKVPSPDTAESDEHRVILELLTRTVAETPQKWTELASEIRGVTEETTTGVHRLYEMHRDGDLLFPAINVNDAVTKSKFDNKYGCRHSLVDGINRATDTLIGGKTAVVCGYGDVGKGCAESLRGQGARVIITEIDPICALQAAMDGYQVTTLEDVVETADIFITTTGNKDIIMAADMAKMKHQAIVGNIGHFDNEIDMAGLAKIEGIVKDEIKPQVHTWTFKDGKKIILLSEGRLLNLGNATGHPSFVMSNSFADQTLAQIELFTKPDEYPTDVYVLPKHLDEKVARLHLAALGVKLTTLRPEQASYIGVEVEGPYKSDHYRY, from the coding sequence ATGACGACTGTCGACAACCGACAGGACTTCAAGGTCGCCGACCTTGCCCTGGCAGACTTCGGCCGCAAGGAGATCAGCCTCGCCGAGCACGAGATGCCCGGCCTGATGGCGATCCGCGAGGAGTACGCCGCCACCCAGCCCCTGAAGGGCGCCCGTGTCACCGGCTCCCTGCACATGACCGTGCAGACCGCCGTACTGATCGAGACCCTGGTCGCCCTCGGCGCCCAGGTCCGCTGGGCCTCCTGCAACATCTTCTCCACCCAGGACCACGCCGCCGCCGCCGTCGCGGTCGGCCCGAACGGCACCGCCGACAACCCGCAGGGCGTGCCCGTCTTCGCCTGGAAGGGCGAGACGCTCGAGGAGTACTGGTGGTGCACGGAGCAGGCGCTGACCTGGCCCGGCACGGCCACCGGCGGCCCGAACATGATCCTCGACGACGGTGGTGACGCCACCCTCCTCGTGCACAAGGGCGTCGAGTACGAGAAGGACGGCAAGGTCCCCTCGCCCGACACCGCCGAGAGCGACGAGCACCGCGTCATCCTCGAACTGCTCACCCGCACCGTGGCCGAGACGCCGCAGAAGTGGACCGAGCTCGCCTCGGAGATCCGCGGCGTGACCGAGGAGACCACCACCGGCGTCCACCGCCTGTACGAGATGCACCGCGACGGGGACCTGCTGTTCCCCGCGATCAACGTCAACGACGCCGTCACCAAGTCGAAGTTCGACAACAAGTACGGCTGCCGCCACTCCCTCGTCGACGGCATCAACCGCGCCACCGACACCCTCATCGGCGGCAAGACCGCCGTCGTCTGCGGCTACGGCGACGTCGGCAAGGGCTGCGCCGAGTCGCTCCGCGGCCAGGGCGCCCGCGTGATCATCACCGAGATCGACCCCATCTGCGCCCTCCAGGCGGCGATGGACGGCTACCAGGTGACCACGCTCGAGGACGTCGTCGAGACCGCCGACATCTTCATCACCACGACCGGCAACAAGGACATCATCATGGCCGCCGACATGGCCAAGATGAAGCACCAGGCCATCGTGGGCAACATCGGCCACTTCGACAACGAGATCGACATGGCCGGCCTCGCCAAGATCGAGGGCATCGTCAAGGACGAGATCAAGCCGCAGGTCCACACCTGGACCTTCAAGGACGGCAAGAAGATCATCCTGCTGTCCGAGGGCCGCCTGCTCAACCTGGGCAACGCGACCGGCCACCCCTCGTTCGTGATGTCCAACAGCTTCGCGGACCAGACCCTGGCCCAGATCGAGCTGTTCACCAAGCCCGACGAGTACCCGACCGACGTCTACGTGCTGCCCAAGCACCTCGACGAGAAGGTCGCCCGCCTCCACCTGGCCGCCCTCGGGGTCAAGCTCACCACGCTCCGTCCCGAGCAGGCCTCGTACATCGGCGTCGAGGTCGAGGGTCCGTACAAGTCGGACCACTACCGCTACTGA
- a CDS encoding cation diffusion facilitator family transporter translates to MSASGGTKAIVAALAANLAIAVAKFVAFVFSGSSSMLAESVHSLADSGNQGLLLLGGKKAQREATPKHPFGYGRERYIYAFLVSIVLFSVGGMFAIYEGYEKIKHPHDIDHWYWPVGVLVFAIIAETFSFRTAIKESNALRGKLTWTQFVRRAKAPELPVVLLEDLGALVGLILALGGVSLALATGDGVWDGIGTLCIGVLLIAIAIILAAETKSLLLGEAAGTEDVDKIEKAVVDGETVTGIIHMRTLHLGPEELLVAAKIAVRGSDTADQVAQAIDAAEARIRTDVPIARVIYLEPDIYSETRAAAGTDPKAGPGGPADGDPGH, encoded by the coding sequence ATGAGTGCTTCAGGCGGCACCAAGGCGATCGTGGCGGCGCTCGCGGCCAACCTCGCCATCGCGGTGGCGAAGTTCGTGGCGTTCGTCTTCAGTGGATCGTCCTCGATGCTCGCGGAGTCCGTGCACTCGCTCGCCGACTCCGGCAACCAGGGCCTGCTGCTGCTCGGCGGCAAGAAGGCCCAACGCGAGGCGACCCCCAAACACCCCTTCGGCTACGGCCGCGAGCGCTACATCTACGCCTTCCTCGTCTCCATCGTGCTGTTCTCGGTCGGCGGCATGTTCGCGATCTACGAGGGCTACGAGAAGATCAAGCACCCGCACGACATCGACCACTGGTACTGGCCGGTCGGCGTCCTGGTCTTCGCGATCATCGCCGAGACCTTCTCCTTCCGTACCGCCATCAAGGAGTCCAACGCGCTGCGCGGCAAGCTCACGTGGACCCAGTTCGTCCGCCGGGCCAAGGCGCCCGAGCTGCCCGTCGTCCTCCTGGAGGACCTCGGCGCCCTGGTCGGTCTGATCCTCGCGCTCGGCGGCGTCAGCCTCGCCCTCGCCACCGGCGACGGCGTCTGGGACGGCATCGGCACGCTGTGCATCGGTGTCCTGCTCATCGCCATCGCGATCATCCTCGCCGCCGAGACCAAGTCGCTGCTCCTCGGCGAGGCCGCGGGCACCGAAGACGTCGACAAGATCGAGAAGGCGGTCGTCGACGGCGAGACGGTCACCGGCATCATCCACATGCGCACGCTGCACCTCGGCCCCGAGGAACTCCTCGTCGCCGCCAAGATCGCGGTCCGCGGCAGCGACACCGCCGACCAGGTCGCCCAGGCCATCGACGCCGCCGAGGCCCGCATCCGCACCGACGTCCCCATCGCCCGCGTGATCTACCTGGAGCCGGACATCTACAGCGAGACCCGCGCCGCCGCGGGCACCGACCCCAAGGCCGGCCCGGGCGGTCCGGCCGACGGCGACCCGGGGCACTGA
- the manA gene encoding mannose-6-phosphate isomerase, class I: protein MYRLANTVRPYAWGSATALPELLGVEPTGEPQAEMWMGAHPGAPSRTARGPLNEVIDADPEAALGSAAVAKFGPRLPFLLKVLAAGAPLSLQVHPDLGQAQEGFAEEERRGVPLDAPHRNYKDANHKPELICALTPFEGLCGFQHPVAAADLIAGLGVDSLKPYVDLLHAHPEEAALREVLTALLSADPEEMAATVAEAAAAAERLGGAYAPYATLAHHFPGDPGVLAGMLLNHVTLQPGEALYLGAGIPHAYIEGLGVEIMANSDNVLRCGLTPKHVDVPELLRIVRFESGDAGVLRPEAGTDGAEVYETPIDEFRLSRYVLPESGAARDLSAPLPQILLCTAGRVQVGEETLVPGESLFVTAGESAEVSGTGTLFRATVVA, encoded by the coding sequence ATGTACCGTCTCGCGAACACCGTCCGCCCCTACGCCTGGGGTTCGGCCACCGCCCTGCCCGAGCTGCTCGGCGTGGAGCCGACCGGAGAGCCGCAGGCGGAGATGTGGATGGGCGCCCACCCCGGAGCCCCCTCGCGCACCGCGCGCGGGCCGCTCAACGAGGTCATCGACGCCGACCCCGAGGCCGCCCTGGGCTCCGCCGCCGTCGCCAAGTTCGGGCCCCGGCTGCCCTTCCTCCTGAAGGTCCTCGCCGCCGGAGCCCCGCTCTCCCTCCAGGTCCACCCCGACCTCGGCCAGGCCCAGGAAGGCTTCGCCGAGGAGGAGCGGCGCGGCGTGCCCCTCGACGCCCCGCACCGCAACTACAAGGACGCCAACCACAAGCCCGAACTGATCTGCGCGCTCACGCCGTTCGAGGGGCTGTGCGGATTCCAGCACCCGGTCGCCGCCGCCGACCTGATCGCCGGGCTCGGCGTCGACTCCCTCAAGCCCTACGTCGACCTGCTGCACGCGCACCCCGAAGAGGCCGCGCTGCGCGAGGTGCTCACGGCACTGCTGAGCGCCGACCCCGAGGAGATGGCGGCCACCGTCGCCGAGGCCGCGGCCGCCGCCGAGCGCCTCGGCGGTGCCTACGCGCCCTACGCCACCCTCGCCCACCACTTCCCGGGCGACCCGGGCGTCCTCGCGGGCATGCTGCTCAACCACGTCACGCTCCAGCCCGGCGAGGCCCTCTACCTGGGCGCGGGCATCCCGCACGCCTACATCGAGGGCCTCGGCGTCGAGATCATGGCCAACTCGGACAACGTCCTGCGCTGCGGCCTCACCCCCAAGCACGTCGACGTCCCCGAACTGCTGCGTATCGTGCGCTTCGAGTCCGGCGACGCGGGCGTTCTGCGGCCCGAGGCCGGTACCGACGGCGCCGAGGTCTACGAGACCCCGATCGACGAGTTCCGGCTCTCCCGCTACGTGCTGCCCGAGAGCGGCGCCGCCCGTGACCTGAGCGCCCCGCTGCCGCAGATCCTGCTGTGCACCGCCGGGCGCGTACAGGTCGGCGAAGAAACCCTCGTCCCGGGCGAGTCGCTCTTCGTGACCGCCGGGGAGAGCGCCGAAGTGTCCGGAACCGGCACACTTTTCCGGGCCACCGTCGTCGCCTGA
- a CDS encoding SIS domain-containing protein has product MLDETLLEDPEALARADRRGLLRGAAEAGARVRTALRHAAEAGIAELQPEGRPRAVLIAGPGAAAICAADLLGRLAGVGCPVTRLHATGVAPAPGALRWALPGWAGPVDVLLIATPDGTEPGLAVLADQAYRRGCSVVAVAPHGSPLTEAVETVHGLAVPMATAPYEEEEVGAASAPGALWALLTPLLALLDRTGLITAPAEELAKVADRLDQTAQRCGPAIATYHNPAKSLAAELADALPLIWTEGLCAGPAGRRFAGALAELAGRPALTSELPEALPAHGALLTGALAAGGDPDDFFRDRVEEAQALRARVVLLRDSLPGGLSAAPAARELALGHDTAISELEPGEGGELERLAELIAITDFAAVYLALASGV; this is encoded by the coding sequence ATGCTGGACGAAACCCTCCTTGAGGATCCCGAGGCGCTCGCCCGTGCCGACCGGCGCGGGCTGTTGCGCGGAGCGGCCGAGGCCGGGGCGCGGGTGCGTACCGCGCTGCGGCACGCCGCCGAGGCGGGCATCGCCGAGCTGCAACCCGAGGGACGGCCGCGCGCCGTACTCATCGCGGGCCCGGGCGCCGCCGCGATCTGCGCCGCCGACCTGCTCGGCCGCCTCGCGGGCGTGGGCTGCCCGGTCACCAGACTGCACGCCACCGGCGTCGCCCCGGCGCCGGGCGCCCTGCGCTGGGCGCTGCCCGGCTGGGCGGGCCCCGTCGACGTCCTGCTCATCGCCACCCCCGACGGCACCGAACCCGGACTCGCCGTCCTCGCCGACCAGGCCTACCGGCGCGGCTGCAGCGTCGTCGCGGTCGCCCCGCACGGCTCACCGCTGACCGAGGCCGTCGAAACGGTGCACGGCCTCGCGGTGCCGATGGCCACCGCGCCGTACGAGGAGGAAGAGGTCGGCGCTGCCTCCGCGCCCGGCGCGCTGTGGGCCCTGCTCACCCCGCTGCTCGCACTGCTCGACCGGACCGGTCTGATCACCGCGCCCGCCGAGGAACTCGCCAAGGTCGCCGACCGGCTCGACCAGACCGCCCAGCGCTGCGGGCCCGCGATCGCCACGTACCACAACCCGGCCAAGAGCTTGGCCGCCGAACTCGCCGACGCCCTCCCGCTGATCTGGACCGAGGGCCTGTGCGCGGGCCCGGCCGGGCGCCGCTTCGCCGGGGCGCTCGCCGAACTCGCGGGCCGCCCCGCCCTCACCTCCGAACTGCCCGAGGCCCTGCCCGCGCACGGCGCCCTGCTCACCGGGGCGCTCGCCGCCGGGGGCGACCCGGACGACTTCTTCCGTGACCGGGTCGAGGAGGCCCAGGCGCTGCGGGCCCGCGTGGTGCTGCTGCGCGACTCGCTGCCCGGCGGCCTGAGCGCGGCCCCCGCCGCCCGCGAACTCGCCCTCGGCCACGACACCGCGATCAGCGAACTCGAACCCGGCGAGGGCGGCGAACTGGAACGCCTCGCGGAACTGATCGCCATCACCGATTTCGCCGCCGTTTACCTGGCGCTCGCCTCGGGGGTCTGA
- a CDS encoding Trm112 family protein, which yields MPLEAGLLEILACPACHSALEEQDGELVCTGKDCALAYPVRDGIPVLLVDEARRPA from the coding sequence ATGCCGCTGGAAGCCGGCCTCCTGGAGATCCTCGCCTGCCCGGCCTGCCACTCCGCGCTCGAAGAGCAGGACGGCGAACTGGTCTGCACGGGCAAGGACTGCGCGCTCGCCTACCCGGTCCGCGACGGCATCCCCGTACTCCTGGTCGACGAGGCCCGCCGCCCCGCCTAG
- a CDS encoding phosphomannomutase/phosphoglucomutase: protein MAADLSQIVKAYDVRGVVPDQWDEPLAELFGAAFVQVTGADAIVTGHDMRPSSPGLSGAFARGAAGRGADVTEIGLCSTDQLYYASGALNLPGAMFTASHNPAQYNGIKMCRAGAAPVGQDTGLAEIRELVEGWLASGAPEPVEKPGTVTRRETLTDYAAHLRSLVDLSGIRPPAAGQRTGGDKVKVVVDAGNGMGGHTVPTVFEGLPIELVPMYFELDGTFPNHEANPLDPKNIVDLQERVRAERADLGLAFDGDADRCFVVDQNGDPVSPSAVTALVAARELARNGGTGTVIHNLITSWSVPEVVRECGGTPVRTRVGHSFIKAEMARTGAIFGGEHSAHYYFRDFWNADTGMLAALHVLAALGGQDEPLSALVAQYDRYAGSGEINSTVADQAASAAAVKSAYEGREGLTLDELDGLTVTAEDWWFNLRASNTEPLLRLNVEARDEATLAKVRDEVLALVRG from the coding sequence GTGGCTGCTGATCTTTCGCAGATCGTGAAGGCGTACGACGTACGCGGGGTGGTTCCGGATCAGTGGGACGAGCCACTCGCCGAACTCTTCGGCGCGGCCTTCGTCCAGGTGACCGGCGCCGACGCGATCGTCACGGGCCACGACATGCGGCCGTCCTCGCCCGGCCTGTCCGGGGCCTTCGCCCGCGGTGCCGCCGGCCGGGGCGCCGACGTCACCGAGATCGGCCTCTGCTCGACGGACCAGCTCTACTACGCCTCGGGCGCGCTGAACCTGCCGGGCGCCATGTTCACCGCCTCGCACAACCCGGCGCAGTACAACGGCATCAAGATGTGCCGGGCCGGTGCCGCGCCGGTCGGCCAGGACACCGGGCTCGCCGAGATCCGCGAACTGGTGGAGGGCTGGCTCGCCTCGGGCGCCCCCGAGCCGGTCGAGAAGCCGGGCACCGTCACCCGCCGCGAGACCCTCACCGACTACGCGGCGCACCTGCGCTCGCTGGTCGACCTCTCCGGCATCCGGCCCCCGGCGGCCGGGCAGCGGACCGGCGGCGACAAGGTCAAGGTCGTCGTCGACGCGGGCAACGGCATGGGCGGCCACACCGTGCCCACCGTCTTCGAGGGCCTGCCGATCGAGCTGGTGCCGATGTACTTCGAGCTCGACGGCACCTTCCCGAACCACGAGGCCAACCCGCTCGACCCGAAGAACATCGTCGACCTCCAGGAGCGGGTGCGCGCCGAGCGCGCCGACCTCGGCCTCGCCTTCGACGGCGACGCCGACCGCTGCTTCGTCGTCGACCAGAACGGCGACCCCGTCTCGCCCTCCGCGGTGACCGCGCTCGTCGCCGCCCGCGAACTCGCCAGGAACGGCGGCACCGGCACCGTCATCCACAACCTGATCACCTCCTGGTCGGTGCCCGAGGTGGTGCGCGAGTGCGGCGGCACCCCGGTGCGCACCCGGGTCGGCCACTCGTTCATCAAGGCCGAGATGGCCCGTACCGGCGCGATCTTCGGCGGCGAGCACTCCGCGCACTACTACTTCCGCGACTTCTGGAACGCCGACACCGGCATGCTCGCCGCCCTGCACGTCCTCGCCGCGCTCGGCGGCCAGGACGAGCCGCTGTCCGCGCTGGTGGCGCAGTACGACCGCTACGCGGGCTCCGGCGAGATCAACTCCACCGTCGCCGACCAGGCCGCCAGCGCCGCCGCCGTGAAGTCCGCGTACGAGGGCCGCGAGGGCCTCACCCTCGACGAGCTCGACGGACTCACCGTCACCGCCGAGGACTGGTGGTTCAACCTGCGCGCCTCCAACACCGAGCCGCTGCTGCGCCTGAACGTCGAGGCCCGCGACGAGGCCACCCTGGCGAAGGTGCGCGACGAGGTGCTCGCGCTCGTCCGGGGCTGA
- a CDS encoding DUF3499 domain-containing protein: MSPVRRCSRTACGRPAVATLTYVYADSTAVLGPLATYAEPHCYDLCAEHSERLTAPRGWEVVRLADASAPTRPSGDDLEALANAVREAARPQERAAEAGGGRTADPMEVARRGHLRVLRSPDS; encoded by the coding sequence GTGAGCCCTGTACGTCGCTGTTCGCGCACCGCTTGCGGCCGTCCCGCCGTAGCGACGCTGACGTACGTCTACGCGGACTCGACGGCCGTCCTCGGTCCGCTCGCCACCTACGCCGAACCCCACTGCTACGACCTGTGCGCCGAGCACTCGGAACGGCTGACCGCCCCCCGCGGCTGGGAGGTCGTCCGCCTCGCGGATGCCTCCGCGCCGACCCGGCCGAGCGGTGACGATCTCGAAGCCCTCGCCAACGCCGTACGCGAGGCGGCGCGCCCACAGGAGCGCGCCGCGGAGGCGGGCGGCGGCCGCACCGCCGACCCGATGGAGGTCGCCCGCCGTGGCCACCTCCGCGTACTGCGCTCTCCGGACTCCTGA
- a CDS encoding metallopeptidase family protein produces MDNPVPPPPSEPRPRRRDRHGRGMRGPVAPPQVPLSAPRAQVFADLVQDSVERLERRWPQLAEVEFLVVEVPRLDREADGLDGQSVPLGGIVPAREGRPGRIVVYRRPVEIRTKSREERAELVHEVVVEQVAELLGLTPETVDPRYGED; encoded by the coding sequence ATGGACAACCCCGTACCGCCGCCCCCGTCCGAGCCGCGGCCTCGCCGTCGCGACCGTCACGGCAGAGGCATGCGCGGCCCCGTCGCGCCGCCGCAGGTGCCGCTGTCGGCGCCGCGCGCGCAGGTCTTCGCCGATCTCGTACAGGATTCCGTGGAGCGCCTGGAGCGGCGCTGGCCGCAGCTCGCGGAGGTCGAGTTCCTGGTGGTCGAGGTGCCGCGTCTGGACCGGGAGGCCGACGGGCTCGACGGGCAGTCGGTGCCGCTGGGCGGCATCGTCCCGGCCCGCGAGGGGCGGCCCGGGCGGATCGTCGTCTACCGGCGGCCCGTGGAGATCCGTACCAAGAGTCGCGAGGAGCGCGCCGAGCTGGTGCACGAGGTCGTCGTGGAGCAGGTCGCCGAACTCCTCGGCCTTACCCCGGAGACCGTCGACCCGCGCTACGGCGAGGACTGA
- a CDS encoding alkaline phosphatase PhoX, whose translation MSRTSSTSSQPPEPAETVNSPAPAGASRRQVLARTGAVGAALAFTGSLGELFAGTALAQPQGRGGYGPLVPDPKGLLDLPEGFRYRVLSREGDRLRSGEGKVPSNCDGMTALQGARGRVHLVRNHENRADAKIQVPTVDGLTYDPAGKGGCTALTLGRDGKVLDERVAIAGTAVNCAGGPTPWGTWLTCEETEDKAGTNGYTKDHGFIFEVDPADPHGSGAVPLTDMGRFQHEAIAVDPRRGIVYETEDAFEKPFGLFYRFLPNRPEGGRGSLRAGGRLQAMRVPGVPDLSTVQETGTVFEHIEWIDVPDPLAKSTPIRFQDFGAGGITHAQKLEGCYWGGSCVYFVSSFARSEDGSGADHFGQVWRYDPEARRLTLVIVFGPDTDIQLPGESPDNICLASGGGLMICEDGDGAQHVYGLTRRGEVYPMARNRQNLGTDDEPEWGELAGVTFAPDGDTMYVNVYNPGTTFAVTGPWRR comes from the coding sequence ATGTCCCGTACGTCATCGACGTCTTCGCAGCCGCCCGAGCCCGCCGAGACCGTGAATTCTCCCGCCCCGGCCGGTGCGAGCCGCCGTCAGGTGCTTGCCCGCACCGGCGCGGTGGGCGCCGCGCTCGCCTTCACCGGGAGCCTCGGTGAACTCTTCGCGGGTACCGCCCTCGCCCAGCCGCAGGGGCGCGGCGGTTACGGCCCGCTCGTCCCCGACCCCAAGGGGTTGCTCGACCTGCCGGAAGGTTTCCGCTATCGGGTGCTGTCCCGCGAGGGCGACCGGCTGCGCTCCGGCGAGGGCAAGGTGCCCAGCAACTGCGACGGCATGACGGCCCTTCAGGGCGCGCGCGGCCGCGTTCACCTCGTGCGCAACCACGAGAACCGCGCCGATGCCAAGATCCAGGTCCCGACCGTCGACGGCCTCACCTACGACCCCGCGGGCAAGGGCGGCTGCACCGCGCTGACGCTCGGCCGGGACGGAAAGGTCCTCGACGAACGCGTCGCCATCGCGGGCACCGCGGTCAACTGCGCGGGCGGGCCCACCCCTTGGGGCACCTGGCTGACCTGCGAGGAGACCGAGGACAAGGCCGGCACCAACGGCTACACCAAGGACCACGGCTTCATCTTCGAGGTCGACCCCGCCGACCCGCACGGCTCGGGCGCCGTACCGCTGACCGACATGGGCCGCTTCCAGCACGAGGCGATCGCGGTCGACCCCCGGCGCGGCATCGTCTACGAGACCGAGGACGCCTTCGAGAAGCCCTTCGGCCTCTTCTACCGTTTCCTGCCCAACCGGCCCGAGGGCGGGCGTGGTTCGCTGCGCGCGGGCGGCCGCCTCCAGGCGATGCGGGTGCCCGGGGTGCCGGACCTGTCCACCGTCCAGGAGACCGGCACCGTCTTCGAGCACATCGAGTGGATCGACGTCCCCGACCCGCTGGCCAAGTCCACCCCGATCCGGTTCCAGGACTTCGGCGCGGGCGGCATCACCCACGCCCAGAAGCTGGAGGGCTGTTACTGGGGCGGGAGTTGCGTCTACTTCGTCTCGTCCTTCGCCCGCAGCGAGGACGGTTCGGGGGCCGACCACTTCGGGCAGGTCTGGCGGTACGACCCCGAGGCGCGCAGGCTCACCCTGGTGATCGTCTTCGGCCCGGACACCGACATCCAACTGCCCGGCGAGTCCCCGGACAACATCTGCCTGGCGTCCGGCGGCGGCCTGATGATCTGCGAGGACGGCGACGGCGCCCAGCACGTCTACGGCCTCACCCGGCGCGGCGAGGTGTACCCCATGGCCCGCAACCGCCAGAACCTCGGCACCGACGACGAGCCGGAGTGGGGCGAGCTCGCCGGAGTCACCTTCGCCCCGGACGGCGACACCATGTACGTGAACGTCTACAACCCGGGCACGACCTTCGCGGTGACCGGTCCCTGGCGACGGTGA
- a CDS encoding DUF5719 family protein translates to MNRKSLPLSLPLPLFAVTGALLVLTGVAALAAPEESAERAEAPARLPVERSSLLCPTPGNSDLAETAYSSFTPVVKGAEDGGRAQLVPAERKSADDGADTGKDDERPKDDSKDDAKDDPKDGDGKDRSEDGKGDRREDSRKGEAARDGGAAPKPVLDVKEPGKPVEHQVSGGSEPALIGTAEGRLAPGWTVQQTTEVAAGTGRGISGVTCSAPDTDFWFPAVSTAESRSDYVHVTNPDDSAAIVDIELYGPDGQLKSQAGEDIQVPPHGSVPLLLSTLSESAEETVTAHVAVRSGRVSAAVHSADDELGGDWLPAAGAPAGSLVLPGLPKDTISARLVIFAPGEDDADLRLRLATPTGSITPAGHESLHVKAGMTASTDLPDITRGQPGSLLLEPTDDSVPVVAAVRIVRGNGGKQETAFIPASPAVGDRASVAGNHAKGTSLSLVAPGEGAKVRVTASAGSEGGTSASEVYTVKRGSTLAVTPPRPEGLKGTYALTVERVSGGAVYASRMYEAPEDGVPMFTVQTLSDDRGTVSVPEAAEDLSVVQGRPRD, encoded by the coding sequence GTGAACCGCAAGAGCCTGCCCCTGTCCCTGCCCCTGCCGTTGTTCGCGGTCACCGGGGCGCTGCTCGTCCTCACCGGCGTGGCCGCGCTCGCGGCTCCCGAGGAGTCGGCCGAGCGGGCCGAGGCCCCCGCGCGGCTGCCCGTGGAGCGCAGCAGCCTGCTCTGCCCGACACCCGGCAACTCCGACCTCGCCGAGACCGCGTACTCCTCCTTCACCCCTGTGGTGAAGGGCGCCGAGGACGGCGGCAGGGCCCAACTCGTCCCCGCCGAAAGGAAGTCGGCCGACGACGGCGCCGACACGGGTAAGGACGACGAGCGTCCGAAAGACGATTCCAAGGACGACGCCAAGGACGACCCGAAGGACGGGGACGGCAAGGACCGGAGCGAGGACGGCAAGGGCGACCGCCGCGAGGACTCCCGTAAGGGCGAGGCCGCGCGGGACGGTGGCGCCGCGCCGAAGCCCGTGCTCGACGTCAAGGAACCCGGCAAGCCGGTGGAGCACCAGGTCTCCGGCGGCTCGGAGCCCGCGTTGATCGGTACCGCCGAGGGGCGGCTCGCGCCGGGCTGGACGGTGCAGCAGACGACCGAGGTGGCGGCGGGCACCGGCCGCGGCATCTCCGGTGTCACCTGCTCGGCGCCGGACACCGACTTCTGGTTCCCGGCCGTCAGTACCGCCGAGTCCCGCAGCGACTACGTCCATGTGACCAACCCGGACGACTCCGCCGCGATCGTGGACATCGAGCTCTACGGTCCCGACGGACAGCTCAAGTCCCAGGCGGGCGAGGACATCCAGGTCCCGCCGCACGGTTCGGTACCGCTGCTGCTCTCCACCCTGAGCGAGAGCGCCGAGGAGACCGTGACCGCCCATGTCGCGGTGCGCAGCGGCCGGGTCTCCGCGGCAGTGCACAGCGCCGACGACGAACTCGGCGGCGACTGGCTGCCCGCCGCGGGCGCCCCCGCGGGCAGCCTGGTGCTGCCCGGTCTGCCCAAGGACACCATCTCGGCGCGGCTGGTCATCTTCGCGCCCGGCGAGGACGACGCCGACCTGCGGCTCCGCCTGGCCACACCCACCGGCTCGATCACCCCGGCCGGACACGAGTCCCTGCACGTCAAGGCGGGCATGACCGCCTCCACCGACCTGCCGGACATCACCCGCGGCCAGCCGGGCTCGCTGCTGCTCGAACCCACGGACGACTCCGTCCCGGTGGTCGCGGCGGTACGGATCGTCCGTGGCAACGGCGGAAAGCAGGAGACGGCGTTCATCCCGGCGAGCCCGGCGGTCGGTGACCGTGCCTCGGTGGCCGGGAACCACGCCAAGGGCACCAGCCTGTCGCTGGTCGCGCCGGGCGAGGGCGCCAAGGTCAGGGTGACCGCCTCGGCGGGCAGCGAGGGCGGCACCTCGGCGAGCGAGGTCTACACGGTCAAGCGGGGCAGCACCCTCGCGGTGACCCCGCCGCGGCCCGAGGGCCTGAAGGGCACGTACGCCCTGACCGTGGAGCGTGTGTCCGGCGGCGCCGTCTACGCCTCCCGGATGTACGAGGCCCCCGAGGACGGCGTCCCGATGTTCACCGTGCAGACCCTGTCCGACGACCGGGGCACGGTGTCGGTACCGGAGGCGGCGGAGGACCTGTCGGTGGTGCAGGGGCGGCCGCGGGACTGA